The Salvia splendens isolate huo1 unplaced genomic scaffold, SspV2 ctg705, whole genome shotgun sequence genome contains the following window.
AATAATGACAGAAGAATTATTAAATTCTGTCCCTTCTCCAAACAAGCTACCACATTCATTGAGTAGTAATTTTGAAGAAGGGAGTGGAATTGGTATAGTAGATCCTGCATCATCTAAGTTAGAAATAGATGAGCAGATGACAGTAACACAAAGAAGAGCCGATGCTGTTAATCAAGGTTGTGATTCGTTGACTGAAAGTGGTGCtgagaaaaaaaaggaagtaTTTGTACATGATTCTGGTAGTTGCATAGGGCATATGGAGCATCAGCCATTAGATAAAACCCATAACCCTGAAAAGGCAGTGCCTAAATCCAATAATAAGGATCACATTTCCAGCAGACCAGGAACGGCAGGTCATCTACAAAGCCAGAGAGACACTCCGAATCATTCCATCAAGCATTCCTCTGCCCTCAATCCTGATAGGAAAAAACCTATCTCCCCCACTACAGAGAATCACAAGCGCCTTACTGATAAAGGCCAAGAGCAATGTAAAAGAGATAAAACACAGTTTCTACACAGCAAACGAAAAAGATAGACTTTGACCAGATTCTAAATGCTAAAGAAAAGAGGGATGCATCAGTTGAGAATAGGGAAAAGCCTTCCTCCATATCCAATGTAAGCCTTATGGTCTGACCAGTGTGGATGTATATTTGCTCCCTTATATGTATGCTTCAGAAGAATTAAGATATATGCATGCTTTGCAGGATTCTGAGCAAGTATCTTTTCCGGAATTTGAGTCATTTATTGTGGAACAAGAGGAGGGTTCAGGTATCATTTGACTATTACCCACCCACCCACATTTTTCATGTGTTATAGATCGaaatctttctcttatttttcgCAGGAGGTTATGGTACAGTTTACCGGGCAAGAAGGAAAGCCGATGGAGTAATAGTTGCCATCAAATGTAGGAACTTACCATCTCGTTGTAGCCTTCtctattattttctatatctagtCATTTACTTTTTCTGTTAAAATCGTACATCTTGCGTCTTATTGTGTGTAGTTTCTAATGTTGCTGAGCCTACTTACTGCTCTTATTTGGCTATTAAAGAATTTTTTCAAGTGCAGTCATGCAAAACTAAATATTCTAGATAATGGTAAAATTTTGCTTGACTGCTAGATAGTGCAAAAGCTTAAACACTTGTTAGTGATTCTTTCCCAGCAAAGCTTTGCCTTTCTTGTTGATATGAATTCAGTGATTAATATGAGCCCCATTTGTAAGGCATAATCTTTTATGCGCCTCTACTCTAGTATAGTAAGATGAAGTAGAAAAATACTAAGATGGTAAGAAGTTATTATTAGTGTATTGCTCTTGTGGTGTTGAAATATGTATTAAAGCAGCTTTGCTTTAAATGAGTGGTCTTGAACAATGAATATTTCAACTTTCACAGCTGGATACATGTTTGGCTACTAACTTTTGTTTACTATGGTTTTCCAGGCCCTCATGTCAACGCCAATAAACATTATGTGAATAACGAGATAAAAATGCTAGAGAGATTGGGGTACACATTATTTGTAATATATTTAATTCTTAGCATATCCAGGGTCTTCTGAAATTTATTTTGGCAGTGGCAGTGATTTGTGTATTATACTTAATGACAGGGGGAAAAACTTTGTGATAAAGTATGAAGGTTCATTTAAGAGTACGAGTGCTGATTGTCTTGTTTTACAACATGTTCGGCATGATAGACCTGAGGTATTCGTCACCGCTTTAATCCTTCTTCTGTAATAGACCTTGTTCTCTTGTAACATTATCTCAACCTGCAGAtcttaaaaagagaaatgaatgTTGCCGACCTACAGTGGTATGGTTATTGTCTGTTCAAAGCCCTTGCTGGTCTACATAGGCAGGTCAGCGAATATGTGAAGATGCATGTATCATTATGTGCAATTGGATTCTTCTTGGaaggacaaaaatgaaaataaattttggCCGTTCTTGTGCTTACAGGGAATTGTTCACAGAGATGTTAAACCTGGAAATTTTCTTTACTCCTGCAAGGACAACAAGGGTTACCTGATTGATTTCAATCTTGCATTGGTGAGTCATTGCCTCCTGAAGTTTTATTGTCCTCTTCTCTCTCTATCCAACTTCTGTGTCATGTGTTCAACCAATTTGAAGCACTTAACCTGATTTATCAcctttaataattttttattatatgatCAACAGGATATGCGCACAAAGTATGGGACAGTCGGTGCGTTTTATTCTTATGCAATCAACttggtttatacttttattaACATGTCAAGTGTAGAGGACCTGATGAAAGATaatattttttcagtaatttgCTGAAGGTTCAAATTCATTAATCTAGTTTTTAATTGAAAGACATTTGAATTTTCCATACCTCATATAAGACCAAACTGCATTTTTCCTATCTTGTTCAGATAATTCcaaatttggtcaaaatttgGATGATCCTGCCAGTTTTGGGCTGACAAATTCTTTGTCTCCTGTGATAGATACGACATGCATGAACACAGTAACAAAAATGTTGGAAAAGTCTGTAGATCCCTTTTACCTCCCGGGAACCTGAAAAGGAAGGTTGACAAAGCAAAGGTTATCACTGAAGCTAGCAGCAGGAATCTCATTAAAAGTCAGGGTGCTGATGGTTCTGGGATAACTTCTGCCAAGGATGCAACAAGCACTAGAACTGTGTCTGCAGAAAGGTTGAGAGAACCATTACCATGCCATTTTACTAATAGGAAGCAGCTGTTAAGCCTTGCTCGGGAAGCCGTGCAGGGTGGAAATCATGGATCTGTCGATGCTCCCAAATCAAAGAGAAAAAGAGTTGCTGCACCTGCCGGGGATGTAGGTAGAAAACTTTTGTATGTCACTCCAATGCCACTGCATGCTAATGGAAATGCCATTTGTGGGGCTGGATTACTTAAAACCAAAGGTTCTCTGCCCCTTTATTTACTAATACATGTATTGTTGGTTGGCTTCATTAGTTGAAATATCAGAGCTTTTGAACTGATGGCCTCAATTGATAGTTATTCAATACTATTATTTATAGGAGATGGGAAGCCGACCAGAGAGGGTCCTTGTGCTGGAACTAAAGGCTTTAAGGCTCCAGAAGTAAGTTGCTtgaatttttttctctattattTCTCTCTTTACTTTCCCAATTGGGTGGTAAAATGAAGCTTACTTTTGTTACTTCAAAACACTTCCCTGTGTCTTTATTTTGCTTATGCATCCACTGTCTTTGTCTGGGGAAATGTTTAAAGGTTCTATCTTTTAAAACATACCAAACTGTTAACTCAGCACTCAAGGCTCACACACTCTTTGGTATTCTCTCTGTAACTCACACAGAACACACACCAAGCACACACAGAGAACACACACTAATCTTGATGAAGAGAGAGTAGTTTCTTGGAGAAAAGGAATTCTCTTTATTGATTGATTACTAACTCTAGATACAAGCAAATGAGCTATATATGCAGCTCATAGAATCTGGTAACCGCTCCTAACAGAATTGGAGCCAAGAATCAAGACTAGAGCAATGACAGCTCATTTCCTAACAAACTAAACTAACTCTAACGGCTAGTTTTTAACTGCATCTTCCTTTCCTCTTTAGCCTTTAATTCTTCATGTTTTAAGAGCTGAATGTGGACTCACTTCTTACAATTCTTAGGGTTAGTTTAAGCTACCCCTACTTCTTTAATAAGCTAAGACCAGTGTTTAGAGAGTTGGATGCTAGTAAGAAATAGTTAAGTGGAAAAGTAAAAGCAGGTCTGAGTTAAGAAGTTCTTTAGCTGATTTAAGTTCAGTTGAGGTCTTTAAACTTAAAATTCTGTAATTTAAAGCTTATGCTGTATTAGTAAGTTTTCATTCTTATATTTTGAAGTTCAGACAAAGCCTTCACTGAGTCATGCATTCCTTTAATAACAGGCTTACAGCCAACAGTTACAATCTCATATTTCTTCAGTTTTCTCCATCCTCTCTCTTATGCCCACTGCTGTTGCCAACTTCTTAATCAACCCAGAATCAGATCCATTTCTTTCATTTCCTTTAATTCAGGAGCTATCTTTTTACAAGAATTTAAATCAATTAGTATGGTAGTAGCTCATTTAAGTTTAAAGCACAGTCTCATATGAACTGATGTTACTCTTTCTTGCCGGAGAGTTGAATTGGGTTAGTTCAGCTGA
Protein-coding sequences here:
- the LOC121791027 gene encoding uncharacterized protein LOC121791027 is translated as MEAHPLSTDAAAWQSLGLLLARGRPTHPSELAFRSTPDFIRFLCSIPNSPITLADDDLVTFSQIGVAALVDFLSNSDLISRYLDLPQVVPRLLANVKSNALMRTYCRKRKRIVGENEEFVTMKKKRFYLDLDGKHYLSLSAFFVVEMSCIDVITQGTETLSSLPSLSASDCWKLKRDMFIPVAHRDFEFKAAEIPNMLRLSCLHRTSSKPYFLDLYSVPHRHQIMTEELLNSVPSPNKLPHSLSSNFEEGSGIGIVDPASSKLEIDEQMTVTQRRADAVNQGCDSLTESGAEKKKEVFVHDSGSCIGHMEHQPLDKTHNPEKAVPKSNNKDHISSRPGTADTVSTQQTKKIDFDQILNAKEKRDASVENREKPSSISNDSEQVSFPEFESFIVEQEEGSGGYGTVYRARRKADGVIVAIKCPHVNANKHYVNNEIKMLERLGGKNFVIKYEGSFKSTSADCLVLQHVRHDRPEILKREMNVADLQWYGYCLFKALAGLHRQGIVHRDVKPGNFLYSCKDNKGYLIDFNLALDMRTKYGTVGAFYSYAINLVYTFINMSSVEDLMKDNIFSFWADKFFVSCDRYDMHEHSNKNVGKVCRSLLPPGNLKRKVDKAKVITEASSRNLIKSQGADGSGITSAKDATSTRTVSAERLREPLPCHFTNRKQLLSLAREAVQGGNHGSVDAPKSKRKRVAAPAGDVGRKLLYVTPMPLHANGNAICGAGLLKTKGDGKPTREGPCAGTKGFKAPEVLFRSLHQGPKSDIWSAGVTLLYLLIGRTPFTGDAEQNIKEIAKLRGSEALWEVAKLHNHESLFPTDLLDVKYTAPTSLQDWCAQNVRRQDFFDAIPSSLFDLVDKCLMVNPRQRITADEALAHDFFAPCHQAIRKLRQRRQAQA